Below is a genomic region from Parageobacillus toebii NBRC 107807.
TTTTCACGACGTACGCCCTCCTTAATGATTAAACAAAATCATTTCATTTTGCAATTGTTGAAGCTGCAAACGCATCCGATGCAGCTGCTCGCGCTGTTGCGCATTACAGCTAAGCGCTAAATGCGCCAAATCATTGATTGCGCTCTCTAACATTTGCTGTGCTTGTGTATATTCAAGGTCATT
It encodes:
- a CDS encoding YtzC family protein; protein product: MATRQSVDEFLQHCEDVIRYAKEQYTEAQKQEHYNDLEYTQAQQMLESAINDLAHLALSCNAQQREQLHRMRLQLQQLQNEMILFNH